The following is a genomic window from Acidisarcina sp..
ACGTTGGCCGCACTCGCCGGCTTCTTTGCGCTCGTCAAGATCGCCAGCTACTGGATGGGGAAACCAATCCCGGCAGTCGAAATTTCACAATCTGTAAGCGCACTGCCCCTGTATGCCTTCTACTCGCTGGTACGCATTGGAGCGGCATATCTTCTAAGCCTGATCTTCGCCGTGGGTTATGGCTATATCGCAGCCTACAACCCCCGCGCAGAAGGCCTGATGATCGCGATTCTCGACATCCTGCAATCCATTCCCGTCCTCAGCTTCCTTCCAGGCGTCATGTTGGCGATGGTGGCGCTCATCCCTACACGCCAGTTGGGCATTGAGATGGGTGCGATCCTGCTCATCTTCACGGGTCAGGTGTGGAACATGGCCTTCAGCTTCTATTCTTCGCTGAAGAGCATTCCGCGGGAGTTGCGCGAGGCAGCCAATATCTACCGCTTCTCAGCCTGGCAGCGATTCTGGCAACTTGAGCTTCCCTACTCTGCCATCGGCCTGGTATGGAACTCGATGGTATCCGTCGCCGGCGGCTGGTTCTTCCTGATCGCCTGCGAGATGTTCGTATTGGGCGACCGCGATTTTCGCCTGCCCGGATTGGGATCGTACCTGCAGACCGCGGCGAACTCCGGCAACAGCCGGGCTATAGTGTGGGGACTTGCGACGATGGTCCTGATCATCGTCGCCATGGACCAGTTGATATGGCGCCCGGTGATCGCATGGTCAGACCGCTTTAAGTTCGAGATGTCCGAGAGCAGTGATCGTGTCAGCTCGCCAATCCTTCATCTCCTGCAGAGATCCAGCTTCCTCACTCTATTGCGGGAAAAGACCATCGATCCCTGGGGCGAGAGTATCTATCGACACCTGGCCCAACACTCCGCGCAACGCAGGATCGAACCGCTGGAGGATCAAGGAAAGAGAAAGATTCCACCGTTAGCGATCGTTCTGGCGATTGTCGCCGCACTCGTCGTCTTGTATGCCGCAACGCAGGCTCTCGCAATGCTGCGGCATATTCAGATCAGCGAAGTAAAGCTGCTCCTTATGGGTGCGGGCTCTACCTTTCTCCGCGTGAATGCTTCCCTTCTCATCGCCTCTCTCTGGACAATTCCAGTTGGAGTCATGATTGGCTTTAACCCCAGGCTGGCACGCTTTACGCAGCCAATCACGCAGATCGCAGCCGCATTCCCGGCGCCCTTCCTGTTCCCTATTATCATCGTGGGACTGCAACACCTCGGCCTCGGCCTGGGAGTCGGCTCCATCGTTCTGATGCTGCTCGGCACGCAGTGGTACATCCTCTTCAATGTGATTGCCGGGGCGATGGCCATCCCCTCCGACCTGCGTGAGGTTGCCGACCTCTTCCATTTCAGCAACCTGCAGCGATGGACTACCGTCATCCTCCCAGGAATCTTTCCTTATCTCCTAACCGGTCTGGTGACTGCATCGGGAGGCGCATGGAATGCAAGCATCATCGCGGAGTACTACAACCTGAGGGGGCATACCCTGCAGACTCTGGGTCTTGGCGCACAGATCAGTGCCGCCTCCGACAAGGGACAATTCCCGATTCTGTTGCTGGCCACCATGATTATGGCTACGATGGTCGTCACCATCAATCGCCTGGTATGGAGGAGGCTCTATCGCCTGGCGGAGACAAGATACAAGCTGGAAGGATAAGTTCACTATAGTGCGATCATGAAATCCAGAACTACGGGGCCAATCGTAATTGCCACTCTTGTCGCCACAACTTTCATTGTGGCCGGCAATGCATGGCTTTCGCTTCGCTCTATCAAGGAGCTGGACCAGAGCCAGAACCTCGTGACCCATACCTGGCAGGTGATCACAGCGGTCGAGCGAATCACCAATAGCTTCAAAGATGCCGAGACAGGCACCCGTGGCTATATGCTCACCGGCGATCCTCTCTATCTCGGTCCTTACCAGCTCGCTCAACATGATCTCCCCATAGAGCTGGAAACGGTAAAGAAACTCACCGCTGACAATCCTGACCAGCAGGAGCGGATACGAAGGCTCAGCGAAATCACTCTGCAGCGCATGCAGATGCTCGACAAGGGAATTCAGGAGTATCGCCGGCACTCGGTAGATCCCGCACACCACGCGACGGAGCAGAGCATCGCAGGAAAGGCGGCGATGGATCAGGTTCGCTCCATCGTTGCTGAAGTTCAATATGACGAACAGGTTCTACTGAATCATCGTGTTGCCAGCTCTCGTAACAGTGCGGATCGCGCCCGGGAGACCAGCCTCCTTGCAAGCTTCATAGACCTTCTCCTCATCCTCCTTATGATCCGCTACATCCTTCGCGAGCGGCAGGTGAGGATCGAGACCGACCTTCTGAACGACAACCTGCATAGGCTGCAAATCATCAGTGATACAGCCTTAAGCCAGCTTAGCCTGGACAATCTCACCGCGGAATTGTTGGATCGTCTACGAAACGTACTGGCTGCGGACTGCACCGTACTGTGCCTGTGGAGCGATGGCGAGCTGAGAATCCAGGCGGCAAGCGGCGCCTCAATCCGCCAGGGACAGATTGTCCCAATCACCTCCGACAGTCCACTCTACCGAGTCATTCACCGCGGGCAAGTTGCGTCGATCAGTGAAGCCTCGTCTGCGATTCCCATTGAGGAATTGCGCGGCAAAATGGCAGCGTTTCTCATGCTTCCACTGGTTATTTCTGGAAGGGTTCAAGCTACTCTTATCGCGGGAAGACAGGAAGCGCGCGCTTTCTCTGAGCAGGAACGGGACCTGCTCTTCCTTGCCGCGGATCGAATTGGCATTTCGCTGGACCGAGCCAATGCCTATGAAGCAGAGCGCGCCGCACGGCGACTCGCAGAGAGCCACTCCAATGCAGTACGAATACTCAACAGCGAACTCGAAGCCAGGGTGAAGCTCAGAACTACGGAACTCGAAGTTGCGAATCAGGAGTTGGAGGCCTTCAGCTACTCGGTTTCCCACGATCTTCGCGCCCCGCTGCGCACAGTGGATGGCTTCAGTCTTGCCCTGGAAGAAGACTATGCAGCCCGCCTGGATGATACAGCGCGCAATTACCTTGGCAGAATTCGCTCCAGCGTCCAGCGCATGGGTCAATTGATCGATGCCCTGCTGCAGCTTTCACGTATCACCCGTGCTGAACTCGTACGCGAACCAATTGACGTGACCCGAATGGCGTCAGAAGTTATGCACGAGTTGGAGCAGCTAAACCCGGATCGGGAGATTGAATTCAACGTCGAGCCGGGACTCCAAACGACAGCCGATCCAAAACTATTGCGTGTCGCGCTCGAGAACCTTCTCGGGAACGCCGTGAAATTCACAGCGAAAACCGCACATGCGCAGATCAGCATGGGTAAAGAAGCAGGCTCCGGCGAATTCTTTCTCCGCGACAATGGAGCAGGGTTTGACATGAACTATGTCAACAAGTTATTCAATGCCTTTCAGCGTCTCCATGGGGACAAAGACTTTAAGGGATCAGGGATTGGGCTGGCAACGGTTGCCCGCGTTATCCGCCGGCATCACGGGGAAATCCGTGCCGAAGGCAAAGTAGGGGAAGGCGCAACCTTTCGGTTCACGCTAGGATGATTGGAGAGCTCTTTTGGTTAGGACGGGTTCCCATGATTGATAAAGCACGCGTCATTCTGCTGGTGGAAGATGACCCGGATCACGAAGCACTTACGAAGCGTGCTTTGAAGAAGTCCAACGTGGCAAATGACATTGTCGTAGCACACGATGGCGAAGAGGCGCTGCATCTGCTCTTCGATCCTCCGCCTGCCGGTTTGCATACGCTTCCTCAGGTTGTGCTGCTCGACCTGAAGTTACCGAAGATAGATGGATTGGAAGTACTGCGCGCAATCCGCACGAAGGAGATCACGCGCCTGCTGCCTGTGGTCATCCTTACATCTTCCGACGAAGAGAGCGATATGGTCCGCAGCTATAGCCTTGGCGTGAACAGCTACATTCGCAAACCAGTAAACTTCAGTGAATTCGCCGAAGCAGCACGACAACTGGGAATGTACTGGCTGGTATTAAACGAATGCCCACCTACGAACAAGTAACCCGACGGCATTTGGAGATCCTGCTGGTCGAGGACAGCGAGGATGACGCTGCCCTGCTGGAGTTGTACCTCAAACGGTCGGGCTACGCACCTGTAATCACTCGGGTGGAAACCGCGGCAGAGATGTCCCAGGCTTTGGCGGATCCTGCCCATCCATGGGACGTTATTCTCGCGGATTACAACTTACCTTCCTTTAGCGCACCGCAGGCGTTAAGGCTCCTGAAGTCCACCACACTTGACCTGCCATTCATCGTAATGTCTGGAGCTGTAACCGAAGAAACCGCCGTAGCCTCCATGCGAGCCGGCGCCCACGACTATGTTTCCAAGCAGAATCTTGCCCGGCTGATTCCCGCGATCGAACGCGAAATCGGCGAAGCCAAAGACCGCCGCGACAGGCTTGCCGCCGAACGTGCTCTGCGCCTGAGTGAAGAACGGTTTCGCCAATTGGTAGAAGCCATGCCCCTGGGATTGCTGCTCAGCGATCGCGCTGGACGAATCCTCTATGGCAACGCCGCTCTGCTGAAGCTTCTCGGATACAGCAAGCAGGAAATTGAAAGTGGCACCATCACCTTCGCGCAACTCTTCGCCCCGAAAACAGGCCACAGCGGCGCATCGCACGATGCATGGGAAGGCCACGGGGAGCCGGTTGAGACTTCTTTGATAACCCGGGAGGGAGCAGTTGTGCCAACGCTGATGGGAACCGCCCTGCTCAACCCTCAGTCCCCACCCTATGAACAGCAGATTGCGGCTTTTCTCGCCGATCTTACCGACCAGAAGCGCGGGCAGGATGTTCTGCGCCGAACGGAAAAGCTCGCGGCAGCCGGACGCATGGCGGCTTCTATTGCTCACGAAATCAATAACCCGCTCGAGGCTGTCACCAATTGCCTCTATCTCATCGCTCAAACGGACTTAACTGAGGATGGCCAAAAATATGTCAACCTGGCGCAGACAGAATTGGAACGAGTCATCCACATTACCACCCAGACACTGCGCTTTTATCGCCAGAACTCGCAACCGGTAAAGACCGACGTCCACGATCTAATCGAGACCGTTCTCGCTCTCTGGGACAAGAAATTGCACAGCTACGGTATCAGAATCGACCGCCGCCTGGAACAGATACCGAGGATCGTCGCGTACGATGGCGAAGTGCGTCAGGTGATCGCGAACCTTATCTGCAATGCCATGGATGCAATGCAGAACAGCGGCGGCAAACTGGTGGTGCACACAGCTCCTGCAACCGATTGGAAGCAACTCACCCCAGGCATCGCCATCACCATAGCCGATACGGGCTCGGGCATGGATCGAAAAACACTGGAGCGGATCTTCGAACCATTCTTTTCGACTAAAGGCCTCACCGGAACGGGCCTTGGTCTCTGGGTAAGCCATGAACTGATCGAAAAACACTACGGATCGATCTCGGTGCGAAGCTGGGCGGCGCAACCAAGCGGCACGGTCTTTCGTTTGTTTCTGCCGCTGGAGCCGCCCGCAGCATACAGCCTCGATACTCTCTAGGTCATCGCAACAGCCTGAAAAGAAATACATCCCGAGTAACACTTCCCTTTTGATCGAGCCTCCCAAGGATTTATTTCGTCTGGCAAGGCAAGTCCAATGGCAAGCTTTTACGAATGGAAAGGCTGACGCGGACCCCAAGTCTGCAGCATAATAGAGCTACTCCCATCCTCGAGGACATGTAACCGTGACGGATACAATTCGCACTTGTGTTATCGGCTTTGGCCAGGCAGGACGTTTTTTTCACACAGCCGTCGTCCATGCTGTTCCCGGACTTGAACTCACTGGCATTGTGCAGCGCCATGGGAATGAGGCGGCACAGGAGTATCCCTCAGCCACCATTTACCGGGAGGCGCAGGATGCCATCGATGACCCCAGGCTCCAGCTCATTGTGGTTGCAACGCCGAACGAAAGCCACTTCGATCTCGCGCGGCGTGCGCTGGAAGCAGGAAAGCACGTCGTCGTCGACAAGCCTTTTACGCTCAGCTCCAGCGATGCCGCAAAACTTGTAGAGCTAAGCCGCGCTAAGAACCTTGTTCTCTCGGCCTACCAGAACCGGCGCTGGGACGGTGATTTCCTGACATTAAAGGACCTTGTCGATGCGCACAAGGTGGGTTCGCTCGTTAGCTACGAATCCCACTTCGACCGCTGGCGTCCGCAGCGCAAACCGGAAGTCTGGCGCGAGAGTGGCGCAGCCGGCGGCGGTCTGACATGGGATATCGGTCCCCATCTTATCGATCAGGCATTAGTGCTCTTCGGCCCTCCGAAGGCAGTGTTTGCGGATATACGCACGGAGCGCGAAGGCGCCATCACGGATGACGCATTCGACATCCGTCTCTACTATCCCAAGCTCTCGGTTCTGCTGCGCGTCACCAGCCTGGCGCTCGTTCCCGGACCGCGCTTCGCCATCTATGGCAACAAAGGATGTTACATCAAGTATGGACTCGACCCGCAGGAAGAGGCCCTCAAACGCGGAGAGCGCTTCGAGTCTCCCGCATGGGGAACGGAGCCTCCACAGAACTGGGGCATCCTCACTCTTGAGGAAGAGGGCGCTCACGTCGCCATGCCGGTTGAGACGCGCACCGGGGACTACCGAGGCTATTATGCGAATGTGCGGGATGCGATCCTGGGCCGCGCTCCCCTGGCCGTTACCGGCAGTCAGGCGTGGCGCGTCATCCGCATGGTGGAGCTCGTCCTCGAAAGCCACCGCAAGCGCGCTGTACTCGATTGCGATCTGCAACAGTTTCCTGACTGATGTTGAGTCAAACAATGATGCAGCTTCTTTCTTGAAAAGAAGCTGCATCGGAAACGCCCGGTGAGTAAGCCCATCCTTCGCGTCGGAATTCTAAGACTCCCCCGCAGAACTACCGTTCTGGATTGGCTCCCGTACTATTGCGAACGATCAGTTGAGGCTCAATCCGGTACTCTACTCCGGGCCGTTCTTCCTTCGGATTCTCGGTGTAGAGTGCATGGAAAGCGCGTTCGGCGATCTCCGACCGCGAAAGCCGAACCGTGGTCATCGTCGGATGCATAAAGGAGCACAGCTCAATGTCATCGAAGCCTGCGACGGAAATATCCTCCGGCACGCGCAGGTTCCTTTGGTGAATCGCGCCTATGGCTCCAATAGCCGTCAGGTCATTGGACGACACCACCGCTGTTGGCCAGGGTTTGCGATCCAGCAGACGCTCCATTGCGAGGCGGCCTCCATCCGGGCGATGGTTGGCCAACTCCATCAGCTCGTCCTTCAGCGGAATTCCATACTCTTCCGCGGCTGCGAGAAATGCATCGCGACGCGCACGCGCGGAGGCCAGATTCATCGGCCCGGAGATGAATGCGATGCGCTCATGGCCTAACTCCACCAGATGTGCCAGAGCCGCCCGGATTCCCTTCCCATAGTCGACGACGATGTTGCTGATGCCCATGCCCAGTCGGCCGGTATCCAGAAACACGATGGGAATATGACGGCTGCTCAGGCGATCGATGAGGTGAGCATCCATCTCGGAAGTCATGATGGCGACTCCGTCTACCTTGCGCTCCAGCATGCGCTGTACGCAAAGTTCTGTGCGCTCCGAACTGTAGCCAGTGTTCGCGATGATCACGTCCTGGCCATGGGTTACCGCCACATCCTCAAAGCTCTTAACCAAATCCGGAAAGAATGGATTCGTGATGTCCGAGATGATCAAACCATACAATCGGCTGCGTCCCGAACCGAGGGCTCGAGCGTTGGTATTCGGATAATAGTTCAGTGCCAGTATGGCGGTACGCACCCGCTCGGCGGTCTCCGGAGAAACTTTGTCTGAGCCGTTGATCGTACGCGATACTGTCGCGGTCGAGACGTTAGCCTTCCTGGCTACCTCTCGAATATTCATGGACATCCCCGAGGAGAAACAGAATTTGCTGTGTCAGTCTATGCAATAAATGCAAGAGAAACAACAGCTTTCACAAAATTGCCGAATGTCGCCCTTAACATGCATCCAGTATGGACCCATCGACATACCGATGAATTTATAGTTTGCCTGGTCCGCGTAAGACAGCGGCAGACCGCCGTTCCCTCCTGAGTCGCATCGACCGGTCCTTTTTTGTCCCCCTAACTTTCCCACCGCCGACAACTCTGCCACTTGACAGTCGCATGTTTCGGGGACCACCATTATGACCGTGAGTCATATATGGTCGTTGGTCGCAATATAGAATCTCCCGGCCTCGCAAATACTCTTGATTCCCAGGGGCTCCCGCATCTCCAAAGCATGGGACGTCGCGAGCGTCGCGCCGCAGAGACACGCCTTCGCCTGTTTCGCAGCGCGCTCCAGTTGATCGCAGAGCGTGGACTTTCCCATGTTACGGTCGAAGACATTACGAAAGCGGCGGATGTCGGCAAGGGGACATTTTTCAATTACTTCCCTACGAAAGACCATGTCCTCGGCGTGATGGCCGAAATTCAGCTCGGCAAAGTGCACGAGGCCCTCGATCAGGCCACGAGCGGCAAACGCACCATTCAGTATGTGCTCCGCCATCTCATGGCTCGCATTGGGGAGGAGCCTGGGCGCAGCCCCGATCTTGCCCGCGCCTTTATATCATCCTTTGCAGCCAGCGCAGTGGTTCGAGAGCAGATCGATCGCAACATGCTCGATGGGCGGGGTATGGTCGCGAAGATCATTGAGATCGGCCAGCAACGTGGCGAGATCGATTCACGCCTGAAGAAAGAAAAGCTGGCATGGCTGCTCCAGCAAACATTCTTCGGAACTCTTCTGGTGTGGTCTTTGCATGGCGAGCCACCGCTGCAGGATTTAGTTCATGAAAACTTTAAATATTTCTGGAGAGCGATAGCCGCTCCCCGCCGAAGGTGAAGGCGATGAAGCGAAACTTTGTCAGTCTTATCCTCTGCCTGCTGATTGTTGTCAATTGTCGGTCCGGGCGGACCCAGGAAGCAACGATCTACCGCCTGACAATGCGCGACGCCATAGAGAAGGGCCTGCGGGAAAACCTCTCCGTCCTTGTTGCAAACACTCGTATCGACGAGGCCAGCGGAACGAGGGTACGGCGCATGTCTGCTGCTCTTCTTCCACGTGTTCAGGCAGAGAGCTATGCCAGCCTGCAAAACAGGAATCTGCGCGCATTTGGTATTGCGTTCCCCGGCGTCCCATCGGTCGTGGGCCCATTTTCCAACTATGACTTCCGCGTCTCCGCAACACAGAATGTTCTCGACCTTCAGGCCTATCGAAGCTGGAAGGCAAGCGAGCATGCCGTCGATGCCAACAGAATGGACTATCAGGACGCTCGCGATCTCATCATACGAGCCATCGCCGGTCTATATCTCAATGCGGAGTCTGCCGCCGCGCGAGTGGATGCAGCGCAATCCCGCGTAACCGAATCCAGTGCTCTGTATCAGCTTGCCAAAAACAAACACGATGCGGGAACTGCCACTGGTGTCGATGTCCTTCGCTCCCAGGTACAACTCGCCAATGACAAACAGGCATTGCTGGCAACACAGAATCAGCACAAACAAGCATTGCTTATTCTGGCGCGCAATCTCGGCATCGAGCCCGCTGCTCCATTGGAACTAGCCGAATCGCTTCGCTATCAACCGCTCGATCATCCAGCGGCTGAAAGCATCTTGTCATCGGCACTGCTCGCGCGGCCCGATTACCTCTCCCTGGCAAGCCAGAGAAAGGGACTAATCGACCAGCAGCGAGCCAATCATGCACGCTATCTTCCCCGGCTCAGCATCAATGGTAACTATGGCGGGTTGGGACGCACCATCGGCAGCGTTCAAGGTACAGGCCTCCTTCAGGGCCAGGTCGATATCACTCTCTTCGACCGGGATCGCAATGGTGAAGAACAAGAGCTTGCCAGCCGTCTCAAGCGCATCGACGAACAGATTGCTGACCTGCGTCGCGGTATCGATCAGGATATTCGCGAGGCGCTGCTGAACCTTGAGTCTGCTTCCGCGCAGGTGGCCGTGGCCAGCGAGGGCCAGGGTCTTGCGCAGCGGGAGCTTCAGCTCGCGCAGGATCGATTCCGGTCAGGCGTCACGAATAATGTTGAGGTCGTTACTGCGCAGGACGAGCTGGCCCGCGCACAGGAGAACTACATTCTTGCTGTTTCCAGCTACGCGGATGCGAACTTCGCTTTGGGGCGTGCTGCAGGCGGCACGGAGAAGAACATCGGCGAATATCTGGGTAATCCCTGAACCACCGGGATGCTGCGTGTGTATCAGAGAAACCCAGCCTGCGAGGTTTGAATCTATGAAACGTCGTCTTATTGTTCTGGTTGTATTGGCGGCCCTGGTTGCCGCCGGAGTGTATCTCTATCCGCGCTTCAAGCGGAAAGCTCCGCCCGCCAACCAGCTCACGCTCTCCGGTAATATTGAAGCGCACGAGAGCCTGGTCGGCTTCAAGGTGCCAGGACGCATCGTCGAACTTCCCATCGAAGAAGGCCAGTGGATCGAACGCGGCACCCTGATTGCACGCCTGGATCAGGCCGACTACCAGCAGAAGGTGCACATCGATCAAGCTAACGTTGGCGTGCGCCAGTCCAATCTCAATCTCGTTCTCGCCGGTACTCGCGAGCAGGACATCAAGGCCGCGCAGCAGACTATGCTCGATGCGCAAGCCGACCTGCAGCAGAAGAAGCTGGATGCGCAACGCGCCGAGCGGCTCTACAGCGAAGACGCCATCTCGGCGCAGGATCGCGATCTTGCCGAGACTGCGCTCAAGCGTGCCCAGGCATCCTTTGAAGCCAACGAGCAGCGCTACAACAAAGCCCAGGAAGGCAACCGCAAAGAGGACGTAGCCATCGCGCGCGCCGACCTCAACGCGGCACGCGCCAACCTCGGTATGTCGCACGTCAATCTGAGCTACTCAACTTTGTATGCTCCAACATCCGGCGTCATCACCGTGCGCCAGGCGGAACAAGGAGAGGTGGTTGTTCCGGGCACACCCGTAGTTACCCTCGCCGATCTTGATCACATCTGGCTACGCGCCTATCTTGCTGAGACCGATCTTGGCCGCGTTCGCTGGGGACAGGATGCTGTCATCACCACAGACACCTACCCCGGCAAGCAATACCACGGACGAATCTCGTTTATTGCCTCGAATGCCGAGTTCACTCCGAAGAGTGTGCAAACGTATCAGGAGCGCGTAACGCTGGTCTACCGGATCAAGATTGATATCGACAACACGAATCACGAATTGAAGCCCGGCATGCCAGCAGATGCCCACGTCACGATTGCAGGGAGCAGCAACTCCGCGCCGCAACAAAAGAACGTGCAGGAGAAGTGATGGCAGCTCCTTCGTCATCCGCGATCACGGTTCGCGATCTCACAAAGAGCTTCGCTGGAGTCTGCGCCGTCGATCATCTCTCGTTCGATGTGCAGCCCGGAGAGATCTTCGGCCTGGTCGGACCGGATGGCGCAGGCAAAACAACAACTCTGCGCATGCTCGCCGGCATCATGCTGCCAGACGAAGGCGGAGCCACTGTCGCCGGCGTTGATGTGGTGCGCACTCCGGAGGCTGCCAAACACGACCTTAGCTACATGCCGCAGCGGTTCGGCTTATACGAGGACCTCACCGTCACCGAAAACATTCGCTTCTATGCCGATCTCTTTGGCGTAAAAAGAGCAGAACGAGACACGCGTGCTGCGCAACTGCTTCAGGCCGCGGGGATGAGCGAGTTCCCCAAGCGCCTTGCTGGAAATCTTTCCGGCGGAATGAAACAGAAACTGGGACTCGTCTGCGCCCTGATTCATCGGCCCAGGATTGTTCTTCTCGACGAGCCTACAACCGGCGTCGATCCGGTTTCACGCAGGGATTTCTGGCGCATTCTCTATGAGCTCATCTCCGAAGGTATCGCCATCCTCACATCGACTGCTTACCTGGATGAGGCAGAGCGCTGCCATCGTGTCGCATTGTTGCATCAAGGCAAGCTGCTCTTCTGCGACACTCCAGACAATCTAAAGATGAAGTTTGGAAAAGACGTGCTGTCGATTCCATCCTCGGATGCACGCCGCGCCCATCAAGAACTAGAACATGCGGAGGGAATCTCGAGTCTGATCCTGACTGGCGATGGCGTGCACGTAGTCGTAGACAATGCTGGCCGTCGCATCCCGGAATTCGAGAATCGGCTGCGCAACTCTGGCATTCCTTACGATGCAATCCGTCAGGTTACGCCAACCATCGAAGACCTCTTCGTGGATGCTGTAACGAGTGGGCAAGGAGTATCGCCCCATGACTGAGAACGGCAACTCCGTCGTGGTCGACAATCTCGTGAAGAAATTTGGAGATTTCGTGGCTGTCGATCACATCAGCCTGGAAACACGGAAAGGCGAAATCTTTGGCTTTCTCGGCCCGAATGGCGCAGGCAAGTCCACGACGATTCGAATGCTCTGCGGCCTGCTTCGGCCCACCTCTGGCCGAGCCGTGGTTGCAGGCTTTGATGTCAGCCGCGCTCCTGAGATGGTTCGACAGAACATCGGCTACATGTCGCAAAAGTTTTCGCTCTATAACGATCTTAAGGTCATCGAAAACCTTCGCCTCTTTGCCGGTCTCTATGAAGTTCGTTCCAGCGAACTCAAAGCACGCATCGATTGGGCTCTCGAGATGGCGAATCTGAAGGGCCGGGAGGATTCCCTCGTAAGCACGCTTCCCGGCGGTTGGAAGCAACGTCTTGCCCTCGGATGCGCCGTCTTGCATAAGCCACCTGTCCTATTTCTTGACGAGCCTACCTCCGGTGTCGATCCTATCTCGCGCCGCCAGTTCTGGGATCTGATCCACCAGATGTCGGGAGAAGGTGTGACGGTCTTCGTCACCACCCACTACATGGAAGAGGCAGAATACTGCAACCGGCTCGCACTGATTTTTCGCGGCAAAATGGTCGCGCTCGGCACTCCTTCAGAACTCAAGCAGAAATCGATGACAGGAGATTTGCTGTTGGTCGAATGCGAGCCGCTCGGTCCGGCGGTGGAAGCATTGCAATCCGCTCCAGATGTCCTCGATGCAGCTGTCTTTGGAAATGCGCTGCACCTGGTTGTGAAGCATGCCGATGCCGCAATACCCGCAGTGAAAGGCTATCTGCGAAACCATGGTGTGACCGTAAGACGCGTCGAGACGATTCGTCCCAGCCTGGAGGACGTCTTCGTCGCTCTCACCGCGGAGTCAAAACCGTCATGAGCATCACCCGTTTTTTTGCCGTCGCGCGGAAGGAGTTTATCCAGATTCGCCGCGACTCGCGCAGCTTGATCATCGTCCTGCTCATGCCCGTGATCCTCATGCTGCTGTTCGGCTATGGCGTGAATCTCGACCTGAAACACCTGCCGGTCTATGTGTATGATCGCGACGGCAGTCAGCAAAGCCAGGATCTCCTCAAACGCTTCCAGGCGAGTGAGTATTTCAACATCGTCATGGTCGCAAGGAATTATCCGGAGCTCGTTCGAGCCATGGATAGCGGCCGTGCCAGGATGGGGATCGTGATTCCCTGGGATTTCTCGCAGCGGCTCCAGGATGGGCGTTCCACACAACTGCAAGCAATTGTCGATGCGACCGATGACAACACTGCCAACATACTCATTGGCTATACCAGGGCTGTGGTCCAAAGCTACTCGTCGGACATTCAACTCAACTGGCTTCGCAGTCAGGGGCTACAAGCCCAGACCGCTTCGGTTAGCGTCGAAACCCGTACCTGGTACAACGAGAATCTCGATAGTAGCGCCTTTATCGTTCCCGGCGTGCTTGCGCTGGTGATGTCGGTAATCGGAGCGTTCCTCACCTCCCTTACTATCGCGCGGGAATGGGAA
Proteins encoded in this region:
- a CDS encoding ABC transporter ATP-binding protein; translation: MAAPSSSAITVRDLTKSFAGVCAVDHLSFDVQPGEIFGLVGPDGAGKTTTLRMLAGIMLPDEGGATVAGVDVVRTPEAAKHDLSYMPQRFGLYEDLTVTENIRFYADLFGVKRAERDTRAAQLLQAAGMSEFPKRLAGNLSGGMKQKLGLVCALIHRPRIVLLDEPTTGVDPVSRRDFWRILYELISEGIAILTSTAYLDEAERCHRVALLHQGKLLFCDTPDNLKMKFGKDVLSIPSSDARRAHQELEHAEGISSLILTGDGVHVVVDNAGRRIPEFENRLRNSGIPYDAIRQVTPTIEDLFVDAVTSGQGVSPHD
- a CDS encoding ABC transporter ATP-binding protein, yielding MTENGNSVVVDNLVKKFGDFVAVDHISLETRKGEIFGFLGPNGAGKSTTIRMLCGLLRPTSGRAVVAGFDVSRAPEMVRQNIGYMSQKFSLYNDLKVIENLRLFAGLYEVRSSELKARIDWALEMANLKGREDSLVSTLPGGWKQRLALGCAVLHKPPVLFLDEPTSGVDPISRRQFWDLIHQMSGEGVTVFVTTHYMEEAEYCNRLALIFRGKMVALGTPSELKQKSMTGDLLLVECEPLGPAVEALQSAPDVLDAAVFGNALHLVVKHADAAIPAVKGYLRNHGVTVRRVETIRPSLEDVFVALTAESKPS
- a CDS encoding ABC transporter permease, coding for MSITRFFAVARKEFIQIRRDSRSLIIVLLMPVILMLLFGYGVNLDLKHLPVYVYDRDGSQQSQDLLKRFQASEYFNIVMVARNYPELVRAMDSGRARMGIVIPWDFSQRLQDGRSTQLQAIVDATDDNTANILIGYTRAVVQSYSSDIQLNWLRSQGLQAQTASVSVETRTWYNENLDSSAFIVPGVLALVMSVIGAFLTSLTIAREWERGTMEQLISTPVTSLEIMLGKLVPYFIIGMVDVVICTLLAVEWFHVPFRGSVLTLLISSAMFLVVVLSLGFFISVVAKSQLAASQIALLVTFLPAFLLSGFLYSIEQMPVVLQWITHILPARYYVSILKKIFLKGTPISLLAADLLPLAVFSLLLALLATRTFHKKLV